In Cryptomeria japonica chromosome 10, Sugi_1.0, whole genome shotgun sequence, a genomic segment contains:
- the LOC131065161 gene encoding cysteine-rich receptor-like protein kinase 3 produces MAGRTWQVENTVKLIILFPMLIMVPIRPDPEARLLAFGCSTRPSNNATVSEKNMNAALAAVVEDVVPSGVATKNVVEGTDLTDSIYVLAQCRKDKSSADCVDCIKAAEKQVRNCFNDKYCGGRATYDGCYLRLENSNFYTKYADTGNKKVCGDTNAPTSNLISAIGQSLISDLCTATPGIKDYLLPRREKARLIRLSTDLPPYGLTNKRVNHAFSIVDFTVTPVYNDLLTVEILSVLLFSEEADVEVETELRGPEDINFKGTLKNDKFVAVKKLTLGRSVHPISELEREVKVISNVHHRNLVRLLGC; encoded by the exons ATGGCTGGAAGAACGTGGCAAGTAGAGAATACTGTAAAGCTGATTATTTTATTTCCCATGTTAATAATGGTTCCTATTAGACCAGATCCTGAGGCCAGACTTTTAGCCTTCGGATGCAGCACCAGACCCAGCAACAACGCCACAGTCTCTGAAAAAAATATGAACGCGGCTCTGGCAGCCGTAGTGGAAGATGTCGTTCCATCTGGAGTTGCTACAAAAAATGTGGTGGAAGGAACAGATCTCACAGATTCAATATACGTTCTGGCGCAGTGCAGAAAGGATAAGTCTTCTGCTGATTGCGTTGACTGCATAAAGGCTGCAGAAAAACAAGTTCGCAACTGTTTCAATGATAAATATTGTGGCGGCAGGGCAACCTACGACGGCTGTTATCTGCGTTTGGAGAACTCTAATTTTTACACTAAGTACGCCGACACGGGAAATAAAAAGGTGTGCGGTGATACCAATGCACCCACCTCCAATTTAATTTCGGCAATTGGTCAAAGTTTGATAAGCGATCTGTGCACTGCAACTCCAGGAATAAAGGATTATTTGCTGCCCAGACGAGAAAAAGCCCGTCTAATACGACTATCTACGGACTTGCCTCCT tatggattgactaacaagCGTGTTAATCATGCGTTTTCCATTGTCGATTTT ACAGTTACTCCTGTTTACAATGATTTATTGACAGTTGAGATATTATCCGTTTTGCTTTTCAGTGAAGAAG CGGATGTTGAAGTAGAAACGGAACTCCGTGGGCCAGAGGATATTAATTTCAAG GGTACGTTGAAAAATGACAAATTTGTGGCAGTAAAGAAGCTGACATTAGGTCGCTCGGTCCACCCAATTTCTGAACTCGAAAGAGAAGTGAAAGTCATTTCTAATGTTCATCACAGAAATCTTGTGCGTTTACTTGGATGTTGA
- the LOC131859338 gene encoding uncharacterized protein LOC131859338, protein MEGKGGEEGSEDKSIQKTLQNLETIVQVLVQEREDKKRRRAARENKGKRPGGDPEPPKTPPSPSSPSSPSSPSSTHSESSSLFNSSHKPKIKLDVKFDLPKYCGELNAEKLDDWIQQVEVYCRVQNLLDDADRIQLATLQLGGTALTWQGKGQSVQDYTHEFRKKAIALNVALYTQDTLLKYIGGLHSYLRHSILVLNPSNFDEVCVQATHLESRGKGSFIDKSDKKPSKSENKSQNKGKGKKIATMKKEGEKPTCSHCKKEGHDDSRCWKLHPEKRPKRYGGKKDKQKTVAIVQQDLRSDSGDETKIVAAGIQGKEKGRSLSSATSSSNISASTSKDSTPKNDKQRNELFHIRVVIKHTKVDTLFDTGSQVNLISEEIVKKLNLTTTPHPKPYPLGWVCNDARLQVTKQCKIRFAITANFVDEVEADVVPLDICGLVLGSPYLYDRQAIFYRGENKYHLFKDKVEYIVRAHKVKTNLALVNAGQMKRLVNSSKNFVLMLVKAKEEETSEAFKGCDPKHKAEMVKVVSAYDDLFQEPKGLPPKREIQHEIQLQQDVPLPNIGMYRLSVLQNEDIKKQVQELVEKGVIRPSTSPCGSPIVLVPKKDGTWRMCIDYRALNKIMVKNRYPLPRIDDLLDQLKHAIYFTKLDLRSGYHQIQTAENYIWKTAFKTKQGLFEWLVMPFGLCNAPATFMRVMNDVFRPFIDDFVIVYLDDILVFSKSWEDHVIHVKKILDVLRKEKLFVKMSKCEFAKTSLVYLGYVVGNGQLKVDPAKVDCIVKWPKPSTVTEWGGPQQKAFDTLKEKLSTATVLALLDLHQPFEIEIDASGFAMGAVLMQGGKPVCYHSETFSGVVSNYPTYDKELYALVQSVKKWKHYLMGKETGKHVEEKDYYVQDNLLYHLGKLCIPKDEQAQVIREEHTSLIAGHFEVSKTLVQLQKYCYWPRMQETVTKYIKGCVMCATSKPSNRKLGLYTPLLVPSHPWESVSMDFVGGLPMSRKGHDYLYVVVDRFSKMCILMPCKKQVTAELTAHMYFQFVWVHFGLPTSIVSD, encoded by the exons ATGGAAGGAAAAGGTGGTGAAGAAGGTTCCGAAGATAAGAGTATTCAGAAGACTCTTCAGAATTTGGAAACCATTGTACAAGTTTTAGTACAGGAGAGAGAGGACAAGAAGCGAAGACGTGCAGCTCGTGAGAACAAAGGAAAAAGACCAGGAGGTGACCCTGAGCCTCCAAAAACACCCccatctccttcttctccttcttccccaTCTTCTCCCTCTTCTACTCATTCTGAGTCTTCTTCTCTTTTCAACAGTTCACATAAGCCTAAGATTaaattggatgtaaaatttgaTCTACCAAAGTATTGTGGGGAATTAAATGCTGAAAAATTAGATGATTGGATTCAACAGGTTGAAGTCTATTGTAGAGTCCAAAACCTCTTAGATGATGCTGATAGGATCCAGTTAGCTACTCTTCAGTTAGGAGGTACAGCTCTAACCTG GCAAGGGAAAGGTCAGTCTGTCCAGGATTACACCCATGAATTTAGAAAGAAGGCTATTGCATTAAATGTTGCATTGTATACTCAGGACACGTTGCTTAAGTACATAGGTGGTCTTCACTCTTATCTGAGACATTCAATTTTAGTCTTGAATCCTAGTAACTTTGATGAAGTCTGTGTCCAAGCCACACACCTAGAGTCAAGAGGTAAGGGTTCTTTTATTGATAAGTCTGATAAGAAGCCATCTAAGTCTGAGAACAAATCCCAAAACAAAGGGAAGGGGAAAAAGATAGCTACAATGAAGAaagagggtgaaaaacccacatgctcacattgcaagaaagaagggcatgaTGATTCTAGGTGCTGGAAGCTGCACCCTGAAAAGAGGCCAAAGAGATATGGTggaaaaaaagacaaacaaaagactgttgctatAGTTCAACAGGATCTTAGATCTGACTCTGGAGATGAGACAAAGATCGTTGCTGCTGGAATCCAAGGTAAAGAAAAAGGTAGATCTCTCTCATCAGCTACAAGTTCTTCTAATATAAGTGCAAGTACAAGTAAAGATTCTACTCCTAAGAATGATAAGCAAaggaatgaattatttcatattcgGGTTGTTATCAAACATACTAAAGTTGATACATTATTTGATACGGGTTCTCAAGTTAACTTGATATCTGAAGAAATTGTTAAAAAGCTTAACTTGACTACAACACCTCATCCGAAACCATACCCTCTGGGATGGGTTTGCAATGATGCACGATTGCAAGTAACTAAACAATGTAAGATaagatttgctatcactgcaaacttTGTAGATGAGGTAGAAGCTGATGTAGTCCCTTTAGATATTTGTGGTCTTGTACTTGGGAGTCCCTATTTGTATGATCGACAGGCTATCTTCTATAGAGGGGAGAACAAATACCATCTTTTTAAAGATAAGGTTGAATACATTGTACGGGCACATAAGGTAAAGACTAATCTTGCACTAGTTAATGCGGGTCAGATGAAAAGGTTAGTCAACTCTAGTAAGAACTTTGTATTAATGCTTGTAAAAGCCAAAGAGGAAGAAACATCTGAGGCATTTAAAGGATGTGATCCTAAACATAAGGCTGAAATGGTCAAAGTTGTTTCCGCTTACGATGACTTGTTTCAGGAACCAAAAGGATTGCCTCCTAAGAGAGAGATACAACATGAGATCCAGTTGCAGCAGGATGTGCCACTTCCAAACATTGGCATGTACCGGTTATCAGTCTTGCAAAATGAAGATATCAAAAAGCAGGTTCAAGAGTTGGTTGAGAAAGGAGTTATTCGTCCTAGTACATCTCCTTGCGGTTCTCCTATTGTGTTGGTTCCAAAGAAAGATGGGACTTGGAGAATGTGCATCGACTACAGGGCTCTGAACAAGATAATGGTAAAGAACAGGTATCCTcttcctagaattgatgatttacttgATCAGTTGAAACATGCTATCTATTTCACTAAGCTAGACCTGcgtagtggatatcatcaaattcaAACTGCAGAAAATTATATTTGGAAAACTGCTTTTAAGACTAAACAAGGACTGTTTGAGTGGTTGGTTATGCCCTTCGGGCTTTGTAATGCACCAGCTACATTCATGAGAGTCATGAATGATGTCTTTCgtccttttattgatgattttgtcatagtctacctagatgatattcttgtATTCAGCAAGTCTTGGGAAGATCATGTAATTCATGTTAAAAAAAtccttgatgtattaaggaaagaaAAACTTTTTGTAAAGATGTCTAAATGCGAGTTCGCTAAGACATCCTTAGTGTACCTAGGCTATGTCGTAGGGAATGGTCAACTAAAAGTAGACCCTGCAAAGGTCGATTGTATTGTAAAATGGCCTAAGCCAAGTACAGTCACAGAA TGGGGAGGTCCACAACAGAAGGCTTTTGACACTTTGAAGGAAAAGTTGAGCACCGCAACAGTTCTGGCTTTACTAgatttacatcaaccatttgagatTGAGATAGATGCTAGTGGGTTTGCCATGGGAGCTGTACTCATGCAAGGAGGTAAACCAGTCTGCTACCACTCTGAAACTTTTTCGGGAGTAGTAAGTAACTATCCCACTTATGATAAGGAACTTTATGCTTTAGTTCAGAGTGTTAAGAAATGGAAACACTACTTAATGGGCAAAGAAACT GGTAAACATGTAGAAGAAAAAGATTACTATGTGCAGGATAACTTGTTGTACCACTTGGGTAAATTGTGTATTCCTAAAGATGAGCAGGCACAGGTGATTCGAGAAGAACATACCTCTTTGATTGCAGGGCATTTCGAGGTAAGTAAAACATTGGTTCAATTACAGAAGTATTGTTACTGGCCTCGTATGCAAGAAACTGTTACAAAGTATATAAAGGGATGTGTAATGTGTGCAACCAGTAAACCAAGTAACAGGAAATTGGGTTTGTACACACCATTACTTGTACCATCCCATCCATGGGAAAGTGTGTCTATGGACTTTGTGGGAGGTTTACCTATGTCTAGGAAGggacatgattatttgtatgttgtTGTTGATCGATTCAGCAAAATGTGTATTCTAATGCCTTGTAAGAAACAGGTCACTGCTGAACTAACAGCTCATATGTACTTCCAATTTGTATGGGTTCATTTTGGGTTACCTACTTCTATTGTATCGGATTGA